Proteins from a single region of Sphaerochaeta globosa str. Buddy:
- a CDS encoding Hsp33 family molecular chaperone HslO translates to MIKKKIEDRDLQEHLAALPDDGREVFLLHNDQIRVTAISATKLINQMRVNHELGLLETYVLGQAYLAGGLLSATVKGNDRIQLSIDCGGPIGGVFVESWAVGAVRGYLKHNPIPLKESLKSLDLNELYGPGFISVSKILEGHKSPFTGQTMMAYGDLAKDLALHYQQSEQTPSMFMLSLNFNKSGQVSGSGALFLQAMPGCDEGVLEELENLSTKLPSIGAYLAEGKTIRSYVEKQFETYQVRHLASQFMAFSCPCSREQYTRYLQHLNKEEQKDILVNGPFPLELVCVNCNTHYHYERFELEHLLSEAGGDTV, encoded by the coding sequence ATGATAAAGAAAAAGATAGAAGATAGAGACTTACAAGAACACCTGGCCGCCCTGCCTGACGATGGGCGCGAGGTGTTTCTTTTGCATAACGACCAAATACGCGTTACTGCAATTTCGGCAACAAAACTCATCAATCAAATGCGAGTGAATCATGAGCTGGGTTTGCTGGAAACGTACGTATTAGGGCAGGCTTACCTTGCCGGGGGCCTTCTCAGCGCCACCGTGAAAGGAAATGACCGCATCCAGCTGAGCATTGATTGCGGAGGCCCCATCGGAGGGGTGTTCGTAGAATCCTGGGCGGTGGGAGCTGTGCGTGGATACCTCAAGCACAATCCCATCCCGCTGAAGGAGAGCCTGAAAAGCCTCGACCTCAATGAATTGTATGGACCGGGCTTCATTTCCGTGTCAAAAATCCTGGAAGGGCATAAGAGCCCGTTCACCGGCCAGACCATGATGGCCTACGGGGACCTCGCAAAAGACTTGGCCTTGCACTATCAGCAGTCCGAACAGACTCCCTCGATGTTCATGCTTTCCCTGAATTTCAATAAAAGTGGGCAAGTAAGTGGAAGTGGTGCCCTCTTTTTGCAAGCAATGCCGGGTTGCGATGAGGGAGTGTTGGAAGAATTGGAGAACCTTTCTACCAAGCTGCCGTCCATCGGTGCCTATCTGGCAGAAGGAAAGACCATCCGATCGTATGTCGAAAAGCAGTTTGAAACCTATCAGGTTCGCCATTTAGCCAGCCAGTTCATGGCTTTCTCCTGTCCTTGCTCACGCGAGCAGTACACCCGGTATTTACAGCATTTGAACAAGGAGGAACAGAAGGACATTCTTGTGAACGGTCCCTTCCCCTTGGAGTTGGTTTGCGTAAACTGCAACACCCACTACCATTACGAACGTTTCGAGTTGGAACACCTGTTATCAGAGGCAGGAGGAGATACTGTATGA
- a CDS encoding efflux RND transporter periplasmic adaptor subunit: MNDIPNELNTEHQVRNQLRKKLRRQRTKRLITTFVILALIVFGLYVYTFYKENNRFPWAEVKEQVSSVKEVEAKVYENVFSTTIDLSGYVEPIEIQKVILRAAGAVTDVFVKEGDQVKKGDVLIALDNTSQLYEVANLQAELERIQLTGSERELELTELRLKSAMNRLDYTKAIANFDGVVAEVNVSVGDYFDAGSSAMTIIDRSRLKATVEIDEIDMQYVKLGQKATLYFDSYPDSSLEGELTYIPMLGRYTNQGIGVMDVELTISDPPTSIAPGYTFEGSITSEGETKLVLLPQSAVTTSRGSSSVTKKLADGSTVKVTVAVKYLGEGISQLLSGDLKVGDTVVIRRTDTTAGAFAAMSGGAGGGPGMRVF; the protein is encoded by the coding sequence ATGAACGATATTCCGAACGAACTCAACACCGAACACCAAGTAAGAAACCAACTACGCAAAAAGCTTCGCCGTCAGCGCACCAAGCGCCTCATTACCACCTTTGTTATTCTTGCTCTCATCGTGTTCGGTCTCTATGTGTATACCTTCTACAAGGAGAACAACCGATTCCCTTGGGCCGAAGTGAAAGAGCAGGTATCCTCTGTGAAGGAAGTGGAAGCCAAAGTATATGAAAATGTATTTTCCACAACCATCGACTTGTCAGGGTATGTGGAACCGATCGAAATCCAGAAGGTCATCCTCCGTGCAGCCGGGGCTGTGACTGACGTCTTCGTGAAGGAAGGCGATCAAGTTAAGAAAGGTGATGTGCTTATTGCTCTGGACAACACCAGCCAGCTGTATGAAGTTGCCAATTTGCAGGCTGAATTGGAACGCATCCAACTTACCGGTAGTGAACGAGAGCTGGAATTGACTGAGCTTCGGCTTAAGTCGGCGATGAACCGTCTCGACTACACCAAAGCTATTGCCAACTTCGACGGAGTGGTCGCTGAGGTGAATGTGAGTGTGGGCGATTACTTTGACGCAGGTTCCTCCGCAATGACAATCATCGACCGCTCCAGGCTGAAGGCAACCGTGGAAATCGATGAGATCGACATGCAATATGTCAAGCTCGGGCAGAAAGCCACCTTGTATTTCGACTCTTATCCCGACTCCTCCCTGGAAGGGGAGTTAACGTATATTCCCATGCTCGGCCGTTACACCAACCAAGGCATCGGGGTCATGGATGTAGAGCTTACCATCTCCGATCCCCCCACCTCCATCGCCCCAGGGTATACATTCGAAGGCTCGATCACCAGCGAAGGTGAGACAAAGCTGGTTCTGCTTCCCCAAAGTGCGGTGACTACTTCCCGAGGCAGCAGTTCGGTAACAAAGAAGCTTGCAGATGGAAGCACTGTCAAAGTTACCGTGGCCGTCAAATATTTGGGTGAAGGCATCAGCCAGCTGCTCAGTGGGGACTTGAAGGTAGGTGATACCGTTGTCATCAGACGTACCGACACTACTGCAGGTGCCTTCGCTGCCATGAGTGGTGGTGCCGGCGGTGGTCCCGGCATGAGGGTATTCTAA
- a CDS encoding ABC transporter ATP-binding protein, protein MAESVIRLADVRRYYVMGDFVVKALDGVTVDIKRGEFTSIMGPSGSGKSTMMNLIGCLDTPTSGLIDIDGENTAGLNETELAYIRNRKVGFIFQQFNLLGKLTALDNVIVPLLYAGLSVHERKAKAIQALERVGLTDRLYHRPNELSGGQKQRVAIARALVNDPTILLADEPTGALDSKTGNQIMELFEELNSEGRTVIFVTHDRELGMRCHRQIRIRDGKLEE, encoded by the coding sequence ATGGCTGAGAGTGTAATACGGCTGGCGGATGTCAGACGGTACTATGTCATGGGGGATTTTGTAGTCAAAGCTCTCGATGGCGTGACTGTTGACATCAAGCGGGGGGAGTTCACCTCGATCATGGGTCCTTCGGGAAGCGGCAAATCGACGATGATGAATCTCATCGGATGTCTGGACACCCCCACCAGTGGTTTGATCGACATCGATGGAGAAAACACCGCTGGACTTAACGAAACCGAGCTTGCCTACATCAGGAATCGAAAGGTTGGGTTTATTTTCCAGCAATTCAATTTATTGGGAAAACTCACCGCGTTGGATAATGTCATTGTACCGTTGCTCTATGCAGGGCTTTCAGTACATGAACGCAAAGCAAAGGCTATACAGGCCCTGGAGCGGGTTGGCTTGACTGACCGGCTGTACCATCGGCCGAATGAACTCTCCGGTGGCCAGAAACAGCGGGTTGCCATTGCCCGGGCTTTGGTGAATGACCCTACCATCCTTTTGGCTGATGAACCGACCGGTGCTTTGGACAGTAAGACAGGAAACCAGATTATGGAACTTTTTGAGGAACTGAACAGCGAGGGCCGGACCGTCATATTTGTCACCCACGATCGTGAACTAGGCATGCGCTGCCATCGACAGATCCGTATCAGAGACGGAAAGTTGGAGGAGTGA
- a CDS encoding 2-hydroxyacid dehydrogenase, translated as MTRIAFFDTKPYDKVWFDQLSGDHTVQITYFESKLNERTAALAKGYEVVCAFVNDTITKAVIDELYDGGVRLLAMRCAGYNNIDFKAAFAKIHIVRVPAYSPYAVAEHAMALLLSVVRQTHHSYVRTREFNFSLNGLVGFDLHGKTIGVVGTGKIGKVFIDICKGFGMKVLAYDPYPDPNLSVTYCTFEELCRQSDIISLHCPLTEQTFHLINRTSIALMKDQVVLINTSRGALVESQALLDGIKSKKIGAAALDVYEEEAEVFYEDRSTTILDDDVLMLLISMPNVLVTSHQAFLTKEALHNIAQTTLGSIDSFVSGQVMEHEICYQCDTCKKVIGQRCF; from the coding sequence ATGACAAGAATTGCATTTTTCGATACCAAACCCTATGACAAGGTTTGGTTTGACCAGTTGTCTGGTGACCATACAGTTCAAATTACCTATTTTGAATCGAAATTGAACGAACGCACTGCGGCTTTGGCCAAAGGGTATGAAGTCGTATGTGCATTTGTCAACGATACCATTACAAAGGCCGTCATCGACGAATTGTACGATGGGGGAGTACGCCTGTTGGCCATGCGTTGTGCCGGGTACAACAACATCGACTTCAAGGCAGCCTTCGCTAAGATTCATATCGTACGAGTTCCTGCCTACTCGCCCTATGCAGTGGCGGAGCATGCCATGGCCCTGCTTTTGAGCGTGGTACGACAAACCCATCACAGCTACGTAAGAACCCGTGAATTCAATTTCAGTCTCAACGGATTGGTAGGGTTTGACCTCCATGGTAAAACCATCGGAGTGGTGGGCACAGGCAAGATAGGCAAGGTTTTCATCGACATCTGCAAAGGGTTTGGCATGAAAGTGCTTGCCTATGATCCCTATCCGGATCCGAACCTCAGCGTGACCTATTGCACCTTCGAGGAACTTTGCCGGCAGTCGGATATTATCAGCCTGCATTGCCCGCTTACCGAACAGACATTCCACCTGATCAATCGTACGTCCATAGCCCTTATGAAGGACCAGGTTGTCTTGATCAATACCTCGCGCGGTGCATTGGTGGAAAGCCAGGCTTTGTTGGACGGCATCAAGAGCAAAAAGATTGGGGCTGCCGCTTTGGATGTCTATGAAGAGGAAGCGGAAGTCTTTTATGAGGATAGAAGTACTACCATACTCGATGATGATGTGCTGATGCTGCTCATCTCCATGCCCAATGTTCTGGTAACCAGTCACCAAGCATTCCTGACCAAGGAAGCTCTCCATAATATCGCCCAGACCACCCTTGGAAGCATCGATTCCTTTGTTTCAGGACAGGTAATGGAGCACGAGATTTGTTATCAGTGCGATACGTGTAAGAAGGTTATTGGTCAGCGTTGTTTTTGA
- a CDS encoding CpXC domain-containing protein, with translation MQEAKLTCPHCHQELKHTLHPFVDLAKQPKQKLAILTDSLFSVTCPSCAKQFTVLHELLVVDEKQQIALLLAPQSEVRELDGSVTGKQGLESYTLRLVTTAAGLKEKILLLDSNLDDRTIELCKLYLTMYLEKPACQLYFAEHQEHANKLLFTVINDEGALEGSIECEDALYEQLCETTDQFLLKQGFFTAVDQIWAYERIKNNADQ, from the coding sequence ATGCAAGAAGCAAAGCTGACCTGCCCTCATTGCCATCAGGAACTGAAGCACACGTTGCATCCGTTTGTAGACTTGGCCAAGCAACCAAAACAGAAATTGGCCATTCTCACCGATTCACTTTTTTCGGTGACCTGCCCATCGTGCGCCAAACAGTTCACCGTGCTGCATGAGTTGCTGGTTGTCGATGAGAAGCAACAGATTGCACTGCTGCTCGCCCCTCAGTCGGAAGTGCGCGAACTCGATGGATCTGTTACCGGCAAGCAGGGACTTGAATCCTACACACTGCGTCTGGTCACGACTGCAGCCGGTTTGAAAGAAAAAATCCTTCTGCTCGATAGCAATCTGGACGACCGGACCATCGAGCTGTGCAAACTCTACTTGACCATGTATCTGGAAAAACCAGCATGCCAGCTCTATTTTGCTGAGCATCAGGAACATGCGAACAAGCTCCTCTTCACGGTTATCAACGATGAAGGGGCTTTGGAAGGATCGATTGAGTGTGAGGATGCATTGTATGAGCAGCTTTGCGAGACGACAGATCAGTTCCTCCTCAAACAGGGGTTCTTCACTGCCGTCGACCAAATCTGGGCGTATGAGCGAATCAAAAACAACGCTGACCAATAA
- the ftsH gene encoding ATP-dependent zinc metalloprotease FtsH, which translates to MSKDNKNEKDWKETFKKKFNIEPGVHLNESGGKDKKKFTFSFWYFFIILLLFLALNTFMVTRQSNVYSVDYTQFKTLIENGTIKRVAIEEGRYIGYPFAKDQVFTDLRSITSDSNAASLLQSFSTYKVEDPTFIPFLEEQGIEFYAVPPAKPSILSTLLSYALPFVFIMLIWRFLFSKMGGQGGQGVLSFNQNKAKIVAEGDTGVRFDDVAGADESKYELEEVVDFLKHPDKYTEIGGKIPKGVLLVGPPGTGKTLLAKAVAGEAGVPFFKMSGADFVEMFVGVGAARVRDLFRQARENSPCIIFIDEIDAIGRSRVSAGMGGNDEREQTLNQLLVEMDGFDSRTGVIILAATNRPEILDPALLRPGRFDRQVLIDKPDLEGRFAILKIHTRNIKLGDDIDLRKIAQSAAGLAGADLANIANEAALMAVRQNRKQVIQADFEEAIEKSVAGLERKSRLLNAKERERVAYHETGHALTAFMTEGAEPVSKISIIPRGLGALGYTLQYPTEDRFLLSQSELLGNIDTLLGGRAAEEVIFQEISTGAGNDISRASDLVRRMITEFGMSERYRNITLPTTQSGFAGVAGAREYSEKAQEYIDDETARIVNERYQIVRTNLEKNRKALEVITAKLLENEVINGTEFQALAKSEVIV; encoded by the coding sequence ATGAGCAAAGACAATAAGAATGAAAAAGATTGGAAAGAGACTTTCAAGAAAAAGTTCAATATAGAACCTGGGGTACACCTGAATGAATCGGGAGGTAAGGATAAGAAAAAGTTTACCTTCTCCTTCTGGTATTTCTTCATCATCCTCCTGCTTTTTCTTGCCCTGAACACGTTTATGGTGACCAGGCAGTCGAACGTATACTCGGTTGACTACACCCAATTCAAAACGCTTATCGAGAACGGGACCATCAAGCGGGTCGCCATCGAGGAGGGGCGTTACATCGGGTACCCCTTTGCAAAGGATCAGGTATTCACCGACCTTCGCTCAATAACCAGTGACTCCAATGCTGCAAGTCTGCTGCAGTCTTTCAGCACCTACAAGGTGGAGGACCCGACCTTCATCCCCTTCCTTGAGGAGCAGGGCATCGAGTTTTATGCAGTACCTCCTGCAAAGCCAAGCATTTTATCCACCTTGCTCAGCTATGCACTTCCCTTTGTCTTCATTATGCTCATCTGGCGTTTCCTTTTCTCAAAGATGGGAGGACAAGGCGGTCAAGGGGTGCTCTCCTTCAACCAAAATAAGGCAAAGATTGTCGCAGAAGGCGATACCGGAGTACGTTTTGACGACGTAGCCGGTGCCGATGAAAGTAAATATGAGCTTGAGGAAGTTGTCGACTTTCTCAAACATCCTGACAAGTATACGGAAATCGGGGGCAAGATTCCCAAGGGCGTCCTGCTGGTCGGTCCCCCGGGAACAGGAAAAACCCTTCTGGCAAAAGCTGTTGCAGGCGAAGCCGGGGTTCCTTTCTTCAAAATGAGCGGTGCCGACTTCGTCGAGATGTTCGTTGGTGTTGGTGCTGCTCGTGTGAGAGACCTCTTCCGCCAGGCTCGCGAGAACTCGCCGTGTATCATTTTCATCGACGAAATCGATGCCATCGGACGGTCGAGGGTTTCGGCAGGAATGGGCGGCAACGATGAACGCGAACAAACGCTGAACCAACTGTTGGTAGAGATGGATGGGTTTGATTCCCGTACCGGTGTCATTATTCTGGCTGCAACCAACCGACCTGAAATTCTTGACCCTGCCCTGCTCAGACCCGGTCGTTTCGACCGTCAGGTCCTGATCGACAAACCTGATTTGGAAGGTAGATTCGCCATTCTTAAAATCCATACCCGCAACATCAAGCTCGGCGACGATATCGATCTTCGTAAAATTGCCCAAAGTGCTGCAGGCTTGGCAGGTGCAGACCTTGCCAATATTGCCAACGAAGCAGCCCTGATGGCCGTCAGGCAGAACCGCAAGCAGGTAATCCAAGCCGATTTTGAGGAAGCGATTGAGAAATCAGTGGCAGGTCTTGAACGCAAGAGCAGGCTGCTCAACGCAAAAGAACGCGAACGGGTCGCCTACCACGAGACAGGCCATGCCCTTACCGCCTTCATGACCGAGGGGGCAGAACCGGTAAGCAAAATATCCATCATTCCCCGAGGCCTCGGGGCACTGGGGTATACGTTGCAATACCCGACTGAGGACCGGTTCCTGCTCAGCCAAAGCGAGCTCTTGGGCAATATCGACACCCTCCTTGGTGGACGTGCCGCCGAGGAAGTCATATTCCAAGAGATTTCCACCGGAGCGGGCAACGATATTTCCCGAGCCAGTGACTTGGTCCGCCGCATGATTACCGAATTCGGCATGAGCGAACGGTATCGGAATATCACCCTGCCCACCACCCAAAGCGGATTTGCTGGAGTTGCGGGTGCTCGTGAATACTCTGAGAAGGCTCAGGAATACATCGATGATGAAACGGCACGGATTGTAAACGAGCGCTACCAGATTGTACGGACCAACCTTGAGAAAAACCGCAAGGCTCTTGAGGTAATCACAGCAAAATTGCTGGAGAATGAAGTAATTAATGGAACCGAGTTCCAAGCTCTTGCAAAAAGTGAGGTCATTGTCTAA
- the rlmKL gene encoding bifunctional 23S rRNA (guanine(2069)-N(7))-methyltransferase RlmK/23S rRNA (guanine(2445)-N(2))-methyltransferase RlmL, whose protein sequence is MIFFATSALYMNDIIEEEAKAAGATDIKTISGGVEFSADLASAYRFCLWSRTATRVLLGLFEDEDILDADELYEASKQIPWEDWVNPDITFSVTETVKNCPYMKNSHFAAIRLKDAIVDRIREKFEGERPLVDTENSDVVFHLHIDGDKVAWYVDFSGRGLHRRGYRVAQTDAVLSEYLTCSVIYRSEWRKELEKGEEVPMLLDPFCGSGTIPIEAALWAADRAPGLVTARRFNFFNLPIHDPDIYEEIVDEATERAEKAKSRKIVIHAWDSDPKAVAISKRHAELAQVDHLIDFQIKDFRTIKKEDVPQGIGYIITDPPYGLRMESDTDLEVLYRQMGNKISTLFGGWNVAILCGRQELLSHVDMKPDRTNTVNNGGVTCQIAHYYVFTDEQRAQMIERAIERKKERLALPLSDGAQMAYNRLVKNLANLKPIMEKQGVTCYRIYDADMPEYSAAIDLYENRYISLQEYAPPETIDPEDALRRLGELIDATERATGLDREQIYVRQRTQQKGEKQYEKMASTDKFYIINENGVKYLVNFTDYIDTGIFLDHRPIRNQIASMAEGKRFLNLFCYTGTATVQAAKGGALSTVSVDASSTYLDWAVKNMQLNGYTDMNHFFYRSDCLEFLFDTYDRYDLIFCDPPTFSNGKGRQNFDVDRDQMRLIKACMMHLDPKGTLIFSNNFRKFRLDERLLDEYDVQDITASTIAEDFARDQKIHYTFLIKHRTVVTAKDAKPVIRAVRKK, encoded by the coding sequence ATGATTTTTTTCGCCACATCCGCCCTCTACATGAACGACATCATCGAGGAAGAAGCAAAAGCAGCAGGGGCTACCGACATCAAGACAATCAGCGGGGGGGTTGAATTTTCAGCCGACCTGGCCAGCGCCTACCGTTTTTGTCTCTGGTCGCGGACTGCGACCAGAGTCCTGCTCGGTCTCTTCGAGGACGAAGACATCCTCGATGCCGACGAACTGTATGAAGCATCCAAGCAGATCCCTTGGGAGGATTGGGTCAACCCGGATATCACCTTCTCGGTAACCGAGACAGTGAAGAATTGTCCGTACATGAAGAATTCCCACTTCGCAGCCATCCGTCTCAAGGATGCCATCGTCGACCGTATTCGTGAGAAATTTGAAGGGGAAAGACCTTTGGTGGATACCGAGAACAGCGACGTGGTCTTTCATTTGCACATTGACGGGGACAAAGTCGCCTGGTATGTGGATTTCTCCGGTCGCGGGCTTCACCGCAGGGGCTACCGCGTAGCGCAGACTGATGCCGTGCTCAGTGAGTACCTTACCTGTTCGGTAATCTACCGCAGTGAATGGCGCAAAGAGCTGGAAAAGGGTGAAGAAGTGCCGATGTTGCTCGATCCCTTCTGTGGTTCGGGAACCATTCCCATTGAAGCAGCCCTCTGGGCAGCCGATAGGGCACCGGGGTTGGTGACCGCAAGGCGCTTCAACTTCTTCAATCTGCCCATCCACGACCCTGACATCTATGAGGAAATAGTGGACGAGGCAACGGAGCGAGCAGAGAAGGCAAAATCCCGCAAGATTGTCATCCATGCATGGGACAGCGACCCAAAAGCGGTAGCCATCAGCAAAAGGCATGCTGAACTCGCCCAGGTCGACCACCTTATCGATTTCCAAATCAAGGACTTCAGGACCATCAAGAAAGAAGATGTTCCCCAGGGTATCGGGTATATCATCACCGACCCCCCGTATGGTCTGAGAATGGAGAGCGATACCGATTTGGAAGTGCTCTATCGCCAAATGGGAAACAAGATCAGTACGCTGTTCGGAGGCTGGAATGTCGCCATTCTTTGCGGCCGGCAGGAACTGCTCAGCCACGTCGACATGAAGCCCGACCGTACCAATACCGTCAACAATGGTGGAGTGACCTGTCAGATCGCACACTATTACGTCTTCACGGATGAGCAACGAGCACAAATGATCGAGCGAGCCATAGAACGCAAGAAGGAACGTCTTGCCCTGCCGCTCAGCGACGGAGCCCAGATGGCGTATAATCGTCTGGTCAAGAACTTGGCAAACCTCAAACCGATCATGGAAAAGCAAGGCGTTACTTGCTATCGCATTTACGATGCGGACATGCCTGAGTACAGTGCTGCAATCGACCTGTATGAAAATCGATATATCAGCCTGCAGGAGTATGCACCACCTGAGACCATCGATCCCGAAGACGCTCTGAGGCGCCTGGGTGAACTTATCGATGCAACGGAGCGGGCAACCGGCCTCGACCGTGAACAGATTTACGTCAGACAGCGCACCCAGCAGAAGGGTGAGAAGCAGTACGAGAAAATGGCCAGTACCGACAAGTTCTACATCATCAATGAGAACGGGGTGAAGTATCTGGTTAACTTTACCGACTACATCGACACCGGCATTTTCCTCGACCACCGGCCCATCCGCAATCAGATTGCCTCGATGGCTGAAGGCAAGCGCTTCCTCAACCTCTTCTGTTACACGGGAACTGCCACCGTACAGGCGGCGAAAGGTGGGGCGTTGAGCACCGTAAGTGTTGATGCCTCTTCAACCTATCTCGATTGGGCGGTCAAGAACATGCAGCTCAACGGCTACACTGACATGAATCATTTCTTCTATCGCAGTGATTGTCTTGAGTTCCTTTTCGACACCTACGACCGCTACGATTTGATTTTCTGCGATCCCCCAACCTTCTCCAACGGCAAGGGACGGCAGAACTTCGATGTGGACCGGGACCAGATGCGCCTGATCAAGGCATGCATGATGCACCTCGATCCGAAGGGTACGTTGATCTTCAGCAACAATTTCCGCAAATTCCGTCTCGATGAACGGTTGCTCGATGAGTATGATGTCCAGGACATCACCGCCAGCACCATCGCCGAAGATTTTGCGAGAGACCAGAAGATTCACTACACCTTCTTGATCAAGCATAGGACCGTAGTTACGGCCAAGGACGCAAAGCCTGTCATTCGGGCGGTACGTAAGAAATAA
- a CDS encoding SDR family NAD(P)-dependent oxidoreductase, whose protein sequence is MNTKEVVLITGGAKRLGREIAQYLAMSGYRIIVHCNQSTEQAEILVEELAAQGCEAFSIQGDLCKTEHIPQLFSQALQAFGQVDHLINNASLFPSKTMDETDFALFEQVMAVHSTAPFFLAKELYQHLKARSAKGSVINMLDTKLSSPTASRPAYYCAKGSLAYQTKALAVALGPTLRVNAVSPGLVLSNGDDAYFAKVGQQIALKKTGSALDICQAVSYLLEASFVTGMELCVDGGQRLL, encoded by the coding sequence ATGAATACCAAAGAGGTGGTGCTTATCACCGGAGGGGCCAAGCGCCTTGGCAGAGAGATTGCTCAGTATTTGGCTATGTCCGGATACAGGATTATTGTGCATTGCAACCAGAGCACGGAACAAGCAGAGATTCTTGTCGAGGAGCTTGCCGCACAAGGCTGTGAAGCGTTTTCCATCCAAGGTGACCTCTGTAAAACAGAACATATCCCGCAATTGTTTTCTCAGGCTTTGCAAGCCTTCGGTCAAGTTGACCATTTGATCAACAACGCCTCCCTGTTCCCTTCCAAAACCATGGATGAGACTGATTTTGCCTTGTTTGAGCAGGTGATGGCGGTGCATAGCACAGCACCATTCTTTCTGGCTAAAGAGTTGTATCAACATTTGAAAGCTCGGTCGGCGAAGGGGTCGGTGATCAACATGCTGGATACCAAACTCTCCTCTCCCACAGCCTCCCGACCAGCCTATTACTGTGCCAAGGGTTCGCTTGCCTACCAAACAAAAGCCCTTGCGGTGGCACTTGGTCCCACGCTTCGTGTCAACGCTGTCTCACCAGGTCTGGTACTCAGTAATGGGGACGATGCCTATTTTGCCAAGGTGGGCCAGCAGATTGCGCTCAAGAAAACGGGTAGTGCACTCGATATTTGTCAGGCTGTTTCGTATCTTCTTGAAGCCTCATTTGTTACTGGCATGGAGCTTTGTGTCGACGGCGGACAAAGACTTTTGTAG
- a CDS encoding Fic/DOC family protein, which translates to MKAGRVQACIDYIKFNHEAEGFEFPQEEEQSIRGVLEGDENADELIQSYIDSHALSIEYVPPADEFSFYPHTSSLVNYFSIKERSKLRRVEAFMANIRSAEILTETVQNTYDFEYLKSIHERMFGDVYPSAGMIRTTVAAKRTVFCSPEYIDSAAEDIFTRLRKDRYLANLDRETFINDLAFYMGEVEALHPFRDGNGRAARLFFYQLSMNAGYDIDWSLIDADRLLEADISAIDGDYQLLIDVLEEVVI; encoded by the coding sequence ATGAAAGCAGGCCGAGTGCAAGCATGCATCGACTATATCAAGTTCAATCATGAAGCAGAAGGTTTCGAATTTCCCCAGGAGGAGGAGCAATCGATACGAGGCGTCCTCGAAGGCGATGAGAACGCCGACGAGTTGATTCAATCGTATATTGACAGCCATGCACTCTCAATAGAGTATGTACCTCCAGCTGACGAATTTTCCTTCTATCCCCACACTTCCTCCTTGGTCAATTACTTTTCGATCAAGGAACGCTCGAAGCTCAGAAGAGTGGAAGCTTTTATGGCAAACATCCGTTCAGCCGAAATACTGACCGAAACGGTACAAAATACCTATGATTTCGAATATCTCAAGTCCATTCATGAAAGAATGTTTGGTGATGTATATCCCTCTGCGGGAATGATCCGTACCACCGTTGCCGCCAAACGCACGGTATTCTGCAGTCCTGAATATATCGATAGTGCAGCAGAGGACATTTTCACCCGACTGAGAAAAGACCGGTACCTAGCCAACCTCGACCGCGAGACCTTCATCAACGACCTTGCTTTCTATATGGGTGAAGTTGAGGCGTTGCATCCCTTCAGGGATGGGAACGGAAGGGCTGCCCGACTATTTTTCTATCAACTCTCAATGAATGCAGGCTACGACATCGATTGGTCTCTCATTGATGCCGACCGTCTGCTGGAAGCTGACATCAGCGCCATTGACGGAGATTATCAACTTCTGATCGACGTCTTGGAAGAAGTCGTCATTTAG
- a CDS encoding TIGR00730 family Rossman fold protein yields MNTIKTLAVFCGSSEGANPLYKETAQELGKQMHHQHVTLVYGGGNRGLMGIVAESLYSLGGRVIGVLPQALNRSDVRLHQVEERLIVVPTMHERKATMYELADAFVALPGGIGTFEEILEVYTWLQLGYHTKPVALLNIAGFYDSLLAFLEHSVQEGFLKADHFAALIVESDIGKLFEHLQCWEGKLSDKLGR; encoded by the coding sequence ATGAATACGATAAAAACATTAGCCGTTTTTTGTGGAAGCAGCGAGGGAGCCAATCCACTCTACAAAGAAACAGCCCAGGAACTGGGAAAACAGATGCATCACCAGCATGTTACGCTGGTGTATGGGGGTGGAAACCGTGGACTCATGGGCATTGTAGCAGAAAGCCTGTATTCACTGGGAGGAAGAGTGATCGGAGTATTGCCCCAAGCTCTCAACCGAAGTGATGTCCGTCTGCATCAGGTTGAAGAACGCTTGATAGTCGTACCTACCATGCATGAACGCAAGGCGACCATGTATGAACTTGCCGATGCTTTTGTGGCACTGCCCGGAGGCATCGGTACATTCGAGGAGATATTGGAAGTCTACACCTGGTTGCAGCTGGGCTACCATACCAAACCGGTAGCCTTGCTCAATATTGCCGGCTTCTACGACTCCCTGTTGGCTTTTCTTGAGCACAGCGTACAAGAAGGCTTTCTCAAAGCCGATCATTTTGCAGCACTCATTGTTGAATCGGACATCGGGAAACTGTTTGAGCATCTGCAGTGCTGGGAAGGCAAACTCAGTGACAAGCTTGGTCGCTGA